One genomic region from Spirochaetaceae bacterium encodes:
- a CDS encoding SDR family NAD(P)-dependent oxidoreductase, translating into MKLQNRVALVTGAGRGIGRAIALAFAREGADVAVTARTAAEIDRVAAEVTALGRSAAALEVDLSGRAAAIALPERVANHFPAVDILVNNAGIGSNASPHRVVDYDDAFWDLSLAVNLTAPYLLTKALVPAMVERGWGRVINMASVAGKRGLLAAGAYTATKHGLIGLTRTAALETAGTGVTVNAICPGATRTVMMLRRLKVDAELRGAPVGEVEANINPMGRMLEPEEIAELAVYLASDDARGMTGQALNLSGGSTMH; encoded by the coding sequence ATGAAACTGCAGAACAGGGTTGCGCTGGTGACCGGCGCGGGACGCGGCATCGGACGCGCGATTGCGCTGGCGTTCGCCCGCGAGGGGGCCGACGTGGCGGTGACGGCGCGTACCGCGGCCGAGATCGACAGGGTAGCGGCAGAAGTTACCGCCCTGGGCCGCTCCGCGGCGGCACTGGAGGTCGACCTGAGCGGACGCGCTGCGGCGATCGCTCTGCCGGAGCGGGTGGCAAACCACTTTCCGGCGGTCGACATCCTGGTGAACAACGCGGGCATCGGCAGCAACGCTTCCCCGCATCGCGTCGTCGACTACGACGACGCCTTTTGGGACCTGAGCCTGGCGGTCAACCTGACGGCACCCTACCTGCTCACCAAGGCGCTGGTGCCGGCGATGGTCGAGCGCGGCTGGGGCCGGGTGATCAACATGGCCTCCGTTGCCGGCAAGCGCGGCCTGCTCGCCGCCGGTGCCTACACCGCCACCAAGCACGGCCTGATCGGGCTGACCCGCACCGCGGCCCTGGAGACGGCCGGCACCGGCGTTACGGTCAACGCCATCTGCCCCGGCGCCACCCGCACCGTCATGATGCTGCGGCGGCTCAAGGTGGACGCGGAGTTGCGCGGCGCGCCGGTCGGCGAGGTGGAGGCCAACATCAACCCGATGGGCCGGATGCTGGAGCCCGAGGAGATCGCCGAGCTGGCCGTCTATCTCGCCTCCGACGACGCGCGCGGCATGACCGGCCAGGCCCTCAACCTGTCCGGCGGCTCCACCATGCACTGA